From Nymphaea colorata isolate Beijing-Zhang1983 chromosome 6, ASM883128v2, whole genome shotgun sequence, a single genomic window includes:
- the LOC116256654 gene encoding THO complex subunit 4B-like isoform X2, which produces MSSALDMSLDDLIKTNKKSGGGGGSNSRGRGRGGGGPGPARRLQNRAANRSLPYSVKAAPETAWQHDMYMDQAAPAAYPGLVARSIETGTKLYISNLDYGVSNEDIKELFSEVGDLKRFSVHYDRSGRSKGTAEVVFSRRSDAIAAVKRYNNVQLDGKPMKIEIIGTNMSTPASIPQVTNGLLGNPNGIPRSQGREAAAARPRGGGGGSGRGLGRGRGRGRGRGRGEHVSAEELDAELDKYHSEAMQTN; this is translated from the exons ATGTCCAGTGCCTTGGACATGTCTCTTGATGACCTTATCAAGACCAACAAGAAGTCCGGCGGTGGCGGCGGAAGTAATTCGAGGGGAAGGGGCCGCGGAGGAGGTGGTCCTGGTCCCGCCCGCCGTCTTCAAAACCGCGCCGCGAATCGGTCGCTCCCTTATTCGGTCAAG GCGGCCCCTGAAACGGCGTGGCAGCATGACATGTATATGGATCAGGCAGCACCGGCAGCGTACCCAGGCCTGGTGGCCCGATCGATCGAAACGGGGACGAAGCTTTACATTTCGAATTTAGATTACGGCGTTTCCAATGAAGATATAAAG GAGCTTTTCTCAGAAGTGGGTGATTTGAAGCGATTCTCTGTCCACTATGACAGAAGTGGCAGGTCAAAG GGTACTGCCGAAGTGGTATTTTCAAGAAGATCAGATGCTATAGCAGCTGTTAAACGCTACAACAATGTGCAGCTTGATGGAAAGCCAATGAAAATTGAGATAATTGGAACCAATATGTCAACTCCTGCTTCAATACCACAAGTTACAAATGGCTTGTTGGGAAATCCCAATGGTATTCCCAGGAG CCAAGGAAGAGAAGCTGCTGCTGCTCGTCctagaggaggaggaggtggcagtgGTCGTGGACTGGGTAGAGGGCgaggaaggggaaggggaagaggaCGTGGTGAACATGTATCTGCAGAAGAACTTGATGCAGAATTGGATAAATATCACTCAGAGGCAATGCAGACAAATTGA
- the LOC116256654 gene encoding THO complex subunit 4B-like isoform X1, with the protein MSSALDMSLDDLIKTNKKSGGGGGSNSRGRGRGGGGPGPARRLQNRAANRSLPYSVKAAPETAWQHDMYMDQAAPAAYPGLVARSIETGTKLYISNLDYGVSNEDIKELFSEVGDLKRFSVHYDRSGRSKGTAEVVFSRRSDAIAAVKRYNNVQLDGKPMKIEIIGTNMSTPASIPQVTNGLLGNPNGIPRSSQGREAAAARPRGGGGGSGRGLGRGRGRGRGRGRGEHVSAEELDAELDKYHSEAMQTN; encoded by the exons ATGTCCAGTGCCTTGGACATGTCTCTTGATGACCTTATCAAGACCAACAAGAAGTCCGGCGGTGGCGGCGGAAGTAATTCGAGGGGAAGGGGCCGCGGAGGAGGTGGTCCTGGTCCCGCCCGCCGTCTTCAAAACCGCGCCGCGAATCGGTCGCTCCCTTATTCGGTCAAG GCGGCCCCTGAAACGGCGTGGCAGCATGACATGTATATGGATCAGGCAGCACCGGCAGCGTACCCAGGCCTGGTGGCCCGATCGATCGAAACGGGGACGAAGCTTTACATTTCGAATTTAGATTACGGCGTTTCCAATGAAGATATAAAG GAGCTTTTCTCAGAAGTGGGTGATTTGAAGCGATTCTCTGTCCACTATGACAGAAGTGGCAGGTCAAAG GGTACTGCCGAAGTGGTATTTTCAAGAAGATCAGATGCTATAGCAGCTGTTAAACGCTACAACAATGTGCAGCTTGATGGAAAGCCAATGAAAATTGAGATAATTGGAACCAATATGTCAACTCCTGCTTCAATACCACAAGTTACAAATGGCTTGTTGGGAAATCCCAATGGTATTCCCAGGAG CAGCCAAGGAAGAGAAGCTGCTGCTGCTCGTCctagaggaggaggaggtggcagtgGTCGTGGACTGGGTAGAGGGCgaggaaggggaaggggaagaggaCGTGGTGAACATGTATCTGCAGAAGAACTTGATGCAGAATTGGATAAATATCACTCAGAGGCAATGCAGACAAATTGA
- the LOC116256389 gene encoding protein SENSITIVE TO PROTON RHIZOTOXICITY 2-like codes for MAKQEFFYHLSLLHEKIQQVQGLVQLALPHQSPTQQGSIASRIGSIMQEVVLTASSLMAISQSFGLNPAKTQPRAGPNDGPAIGPLEGEEWVLMEDGSVHLDGYASGLSIDIFNDLPQVNHGDHTAGFRFNGQKAAAGSLDTSSCEIVELSPADILAEFTHYCHICGKGFKRGANLRMHMRAHGDEYKTNAALVRPKNNTEDGMDKGSPLDVPRKYSCPHEGCRWNKNHAKFQPLKSMICVKNHYKRSHCPKVYVCKRCNSKKFSVLADLRTHEKHCGDLKWQCSCGTSFSRKDKLLGHVALFKGHTPFVRCSTLPRKA; via the coding sequence ATGGCGAAGCAAGAGTTCTTCTACCATCTGTCCCTTCTCCATGAAAAAATCCAACAGGTGCAGGGTCTAGTGCAGCTTGCTCTGCCACACCAATCACCAACACAACAAGGATCGATCGCTTCAAGAATTGGCAGCATCATGCAAGAGGTTGTCTTGACGGCATCAAGCTTGATGGCCATATCTCAAAGCTTTGGCCTGAATCCAGCAAAGACACAACCCAGAGCGGGCCCTAATGATGGACCTGCTATTGGCCCCCTTGAAGGTGAGGAGTGGGTTCTCATGGAGGACGGCAGCGTTCATCTAGATGGCTATGCAAGTGGCCTGAGCATAGATATCTTCAATGACCTTCCCCAAGTCAACCATGGAGATCACACAGCAGGCTTCAGATTCAATGGTCAGAAAGCAGCAGCAGGGTCTCTTGACACATCCTCTTGTGAGATTGTTGAACTGAGCCCAGCTGACATCTTGGCTGAGTTCACCCACTACTGCCATATATGTGGGAAAGGCTTCAAGAGGGGTGCAAATCTGAGAATGCATATGAGAGCCCATGGGGATGAATACAAGACAAATGCTGCACTTGTGAGGCCCAAGAACAACACTGAGGATGGCATGGACAAGGGCTCCCCATTGGACGTCCCCAGGAAGTATTCATGCCCACATGAAGGGTGCAGGTGGAACAAGAACCATGCGAAATTCCAGCCCCTGAAATCAATGATATGTGTGAAGAATCACTACAAGAGAAGCCACTGTCCTAAGGTCTATGTCTGCAAGAGGTGCAACTCTAAGAAGTTCTCAGTGTTGGCAGATCTGAGAACACATGAAAAGCACTGTGGGGATCTCAAGTGGCAGTGCTCCTGCGGGACAAGCTTCtctagaaaggacaagcttctgggACATGTTGCCTTATTCAAGGGTCACACTCCCTTTGTGAGGTGCTCAACTCTGCCAAGAAAAGCCTGA